In Leptotrichia buccalis C-1013-b, the genomic window AATTGTATTGTAAATATTCATTTATATAATCATATTCTTTTAATTTCTTTAGTTTTAATAGCACAAATTGTATTGTAAATATACAAATTGTCTCTTTCCAAAAGTTATTAAATATTGTTTTAATAGCACAAATTGTATTGTAAATTTAAATCAATGATAAATTATTTTCATATCTGAACTTGTTTTAATAGCACAAATTGTATTGTAAATTAGTGTTAGAGGAATTAACACAATTAAAGATTAATTGTTTTAATAGCACAAATTGTATTGTAAATATCAAAAAATAAGTATATTAATGATGATAATAATATGTTTTAATAGCACAAATTGTATTGTAAATTTTTCACTTTCTCGTTGTTGCTGTTTACTAATGTTGTTTTAATAGCACAAATTGTATTGTAAATCGAATTCTTCCATATCTGAAAATTTGCCTTTTTTAGTTTTAATAGCACAAATTGTATTGTAAATTGCGGAATTGGCTTTTATTTAATTGAATGTTATTGTGTTTTAATAGCACAAATTGTATTGTAAATTTCAATACTATATTCTCTAATACTGGAATATCTTTGTTTTAATAGCACAAATTGTATTGTAAATAAAGGTTTCTAAAAACAATATCGGCGATTTCTGACAAGTTTTAATAGCACAAATTGTATTGTAAATATACAAATAGAAGTAGTTGCTAACAATAACAATAAGTTTTAATAGCACAAATTGTATTGTAAATTTTCTTCCGCAAATTGCACAAGTTCTTGACTTTAAGTTTTAATAGCACAAATTGTATTGTAAATTGATATTAAGAGAAAAGATTTGGAAGATGCTTTATTGTTTTAATAGCACAAATTGTATTGTAAATATTCACAATCATACACTCCATTAAACGTTGTAGTGGTTTTAATAGCACAAATTGTATTGTAAATGTTGCAGGACTGTTTATGGGAATTGCTGAAGCAATGTTTTAATAGCACAAATTGTATTGTAAATACAGTATCTTGTACTAATCTGTACTCTGAACTTTCGTTTTAATAGCACAAATTGTATTGTAAATTATGTTTACCGATTTCCCTTTTGACGCTTTTATAAGGTTTTAATAGCACAAATTGTATTGTAAATCAATTTCGTGCAGTAAGTCATCTTCTTTCTTTTCATGTTTTAATAGCACAAATTGTATTGTAAATTCAAATTTTTGTTCTTTACGATGCAGATTGTTTTGTGTTTTAATAGCACAAATTGTATTGTAAATTGATATTAAGGAGGTGTAGATAATAATTGAGTAGTAGTTTTAATAGCACAAATTGTATTGTAAATATAATGGTAATTGGGACTTTTGCGGGCGTGGCCTTGGTTTTAATAGCACAAATTGTATTGTAAATTTACTCAATCATATAATTTAAATGATAATATGTTTGGTTTTAATAGCACAAATTGTATTGTAAATAATTATGAAATATGGAAAGGGTATGTTTTTTCAAAAGTTTTAATAGCACAAATTGTATTGTAAATTTATCTTTGTATGTTTTTACATCACAATAAAAATAAGTTTTAATAGCACAAATTGTATTGTAAATACAATCATCTGTAGGAGTGTGATTTATGGACATAAAGTTTTAATAGCACAAATTGTATTGTAAATAATTTTGATAGCTTTTCTTCTATTTTTGAAGCGGCTGTTTTAATAGCACAAATTGTATTGTAAATTAAAAATTTATTTCTTAAATAATTTCTTAATTCTGGTTTTAATAGCACAAATTGTATTGTAAATGTTGGGAGGACGAATAATGAGAGAAATAAAATTTAGGTTTTAATAGCACAAATTGTATTGTAAATTTTGTCTATAAGGAAAATATGGATATTTTTGAACTGGGTTTTAATAGCACAAATTGTATTGTAAATGTTACAGTTCCTCATATTCTTTCAGGTTTTCCAGTATGTTTTAATAGCACAAATTGTATTGTAAATAATAACCGTATTCGTCAGTTTTAAGATTATGTTCATGTTTTAATAGCACAAATTGTATTGTAAATCAATTCTGCTTTTTCTATCCAGTTCTGAACATACAGTGTTTTAATAGCACAAATTGTATTGTAAATTATAAACTGGCAATTGAAAAATCGTATTCGGGATGTGTTTTAATAGCACAAATTGTATTGTAAATTATCTTCCTTAGTTATTTGATAATACTTTTTCCAAGTTTTAATAGCACAAATTGTATTGTAAATCTTTGTGGTTGTTTTCAAAGATAAGTTCCTTTGCCTGTTTTAATAGCACAAATTGTATTGTAAATAGAAGATTTTATGTATGTAAGAAATGGTAAACAAGTGTTTTAATAGCACAAATTGTATTGTAAATGGAGAATTGAAGAGCCTTTAAAAATTCTGAAGGTACGTTTTAATAGCACAAATTGTATTGTAAATTGTCTAGTGAGCGGAAGACGACCCTTGAAACGAAGGTTTTAATAGCACAAATTGTATTGTAAATCATCTTCGGTGAAAGCAAATTTTTCTTGTAACTGACGTTTTAATAGCACAAATTGTATTGTAAATCGTCTAGTGTAGCAGTTCTTAGCCCACTGCGCAAGGTTTTAATAGCACAAATTGTATTGTAAATCCTTTTGAGTTATAATAATATCGCCAAATAAAATCGTTTTAATAGCACAAATTGTATTGTAAATTTTTTATCACATAATTCTAATGAATAATTATCAAAGTTTTAATAGCACAAATTGTATTGTAAATCAAAACAAGGAGCGATAGTTTCGACTATTTTTGGAGGTTTTAATAGCACAAATTGTATTGTAAATTTCTGTACATTTGCTATTTTATTCCAGCCCATAAAAGTTTTAATAGCACAAATTGTATTGTAAATTGCATTTTACCCTTGACTATTGCGGGCACAATTTGTAAATTTTAAAATATTAATCAGTAAAATAGCTGTACTTTTGTTAATAAAGCATGGCTATTTTTAGTTTACAAATGCTTTTTCTTGTTTATTTTATTTGAAATTCTAAAAAAATAGGTTAAAATATAGCAATAAAAAGAATATTAAAATTTAAGTAAGGGAGAATGCGGATGAAAAAAAATGTAGCAGCATTTTTTGATATAGATGGAACAATTTATAGGGATTCTTTGCTGATTGAGCATTTTAAAATGCTTGTGCAGTATGAATATATTGATATGATGACTTGGGAAGGGAAAGTTAAGGAGAAATTTTCCAAGTGGGAAAATAGGACTGGGGATTATGATGATTATCTGGATGAACTTGTCCAGACTTATATGGAAGCATTAAAGAATTTTAGCAAAGAGGATATGGATTTTATTGCGAAAAGAGTAATGAAACTTAAAGGAGACAAAGTTTACCGATATACACGTGAGAGGCTCAAATATCATAAGGAAAGAAATCACAAAGTTATAATTATTTCTGGAAGTCCAGATTTTCTTGTAAGCAAAATGGCTGAAAGATATGGAGTTAAGGATTACAGGGCATCTACTTATGAAGTTAATGAAAATGGCATTTTTACAGGAAAAGTGATACCAATGTGGGATGCCAAGAGTAAACAAAAAGCAATAGCAGATTTTTGTAAAATGTACAAAATAGATTTGACAAAATCATATGCTTACGGAGATACAACAGGTGACCTGACAATGTTCAAAAATGTAGGCAAGGCTATTGCTATAAATCCAGCTAAAAAATTATTGCAAAAAATAAAGCGGGATAAGGAATTGAAGGAAAAAGTTATGATTATTGTAGAAAGAAAAGATGTTATTTATAAATTAAAAGCAGATGTGGATATTATATAGATTAATTTTCTATAAGAATTAAAAATTTTGAGAATATAATTCGTAAATTAAATTTTTTAGATAATTTTTTGAATAAAATCCTTATTTTTGTCAAAATTAAAAGTTTAAAGTAAGAATATTTGTTAATGGAAAAGATTTACCATACAAAATAAAAATTGTTAGTAAGAGGCTTTTAATCTTTGATTTAAGTAAAAAAATTGACATTAAACGTATATATTTTTTAATTGAAAAATATAATTTGATAAAATAACTTTTTATAAATATGTAAAAATTAAATTAACTAAAGAGAGAGGATAATTATGGATAAAAATTTAAAGATAGTTTATTTGGACAGAATTACGGCTGGACCTATTGATTTGAAAGAAAAATTTTCTAAATACGGTAAATACATTGAGTATGAAGATACTGATTCTAGCGAAATTGACGAGAGAATAAAGGATGTGGATGTTGTAATAACGACTCGGATAAAATTGGGAAAAAAGCAGTTTGAGAAGGCTGAAAAACTTAAATTGATACTTATTACAGCGACAGGATTTAACCATATTGATGTGAAAAGCGCAAATGAGTTTGGAATAAAAGTAGCGAATGTTTCGGGGTATTCGACTAATTCTGTGGCACAACTTGCGATTACTTTTTTATTGAATGAATTAACGCCTGTTAATAAATATTATGAGGAAGTTAAGGAAGGAAAATGGATAAATGTTGCTGTTCCTGAATATCAGAAATATCCGATAGATGATGCAGATGGGAAAATTTTAGGAATTGTGGGATTTGGAAATATTGGCAAGAGAGTTGCTCAAGTTGCAGAAATATTGGGAATGAAGGTAATGGTGGTAAAAAATAATGAAAAGGATTATGGAAAAACTAACTCTGTAATTGAAAAAGATGGGATTTTACAATATGACTTGGATGAAGTTCTCGAAAAATGTGATGTTTTAACGCTTCATGTCCCGCTGACTGATTCGACACGGAATCTTATAAATCTTGAAAAAATGAAAAAGATGAAGAAAAGTGCAGTAATTTTGAATTTAGCGAGAGGACCTGTAATAAATCAGGAAGATTTGTATTTTGCGCTAAAAAATAAAATAATAAAATCAGCGGCTGTTGATGTTACAAGTGTTGAGCCAATTGAAAAAAATTCTAAATTATTTGAGCTGGATAATATTTTAATTACACCGCATATTGCTTGGAAATCTGAAAAAAGCATGATAAAACTGATGGACGATGTTGAGAAAAATTTAAAATTATTTCTTGAAGGAAAGCTGGAAGGCTTAAAATAGGGAAAATTTTCAAAAATATTTCAGAAAATTCTGTACTAAACTAGTACTTTTCAGAAATGTTTTTTACAGAAAAATTTTACTAGAAATGTGAAAGAGGTGAAAAATAAATGTTAATAAATAATTTTAGTGGGATAAAACTTGAGTTTGATGGACTTTATTATGGGGGAAATTATGATATTGAAATTTTTCCTGATGGAAGATTTTATTATTCATATATTGAGAATACATCGGTTGAGCTTAAAAAAGGCTCTTTTCAGATTAATCAGAAAGAAATTATGATTTTTGAGGAAATGATGGACTATTTTGAACTTTTAAAAAATCAGAGCAATTATATGATAAATGAGTTCAATTTTGGAAATGGAGTTCTTGTTATTCATAAAAATAACGGACGAGAGGAAAAAATCCAGCTTGGCAAGGAAATGATGTTTGAATATGCAAAAACATTAATTGATAAATATACGAAAAAATCAAAACGACTTTTTCTACTGGATACTTATTTGGAAGGAGCTAAATATATCAGAAATTTTGCAATTAAAATTAAAG contains:
- a CDS encoding HIRAN domain-containing protein; its protein translation is MLINNFSGIKLEFDGLYYGGNYDIEIFPDGRFYYSYIENTSVELKKGSFQINQKEIMIFEEMMDYFELLKNQSNYMINEFNFGNGVLVIHKNNGREEKIQLGKEMMFEYAKTLIDKYTKKSKRLFLLDTYLEGAKYIRNFAIKIKDEVQLDLFREFNGISLNAVAVFNSNKEKVGYLPKNQSEIIARMIDAGKKFVAVPIPFDEEIALKIYLLD
- a CDS encoding NAD(P)-dependent oxidoreductase, whose amino-acid sequence is MDKNLKIVYLDRITAGPIDLKEKFSKYGKYIEYEDTDSSEIDERIKDVDVVITTRIKLGKKQFEKAEKLKLILITATGFNHIDVKSANEFGIKVANVSGYSTNSVAQLAITFLLNELTPVNKYYEEVKEGKWINVAVPEYQKYPIDDADGKILGIVGFGNIGKRVAQVAEILGMKVMVVKNNEKDYGKTNSVIEKDGILQYDLDEVLEKCDVLTLHVPLTDSTRNLINLEKMKKMKKSAVILNLARGPVINQEDLYFALKNKIIKSAAVDVTSVEPIEKNSKLFELDNILITPHIAWKSEKSMIKLMDDVEKNLKLFLEGKLEGLK
- a CDS encoding HAD family hydrolase, producing MKKNVAAFFDIDGTIYRDSLLIEHFKMLVQYEYIDMMTWEGKVKEKFSKWENRTGDYDDYLDELVQTYMEALKNFSKEDMDFIAKRVMKLKGDKVYRYTRERLKYHKERNHKVIIISGSPDFLVSKMAERYGVKDYRASTYEVNENGIFTGKVIPMWDAKSKQKAIADFCKMYKIDLTKSYAYGDTTGDLTMFKNVGKAIAINPAKKLLQKIKRDKELKEKVMIIVERKDVIYKLKADVDII